In Nocardioides jishulii, the DNA window ACTACGTGTCCGCGATGCTCGGAAAGCTCGGCGTCACGTCTCGGACCCAGGCGGCGATCATCGCGACGATAGGACATCAGGGGGGACACCAGGGGGGACACCACGGACACCAGCACAACCACCGTTGAGGGGCGTCCACGGCGCCGCATGAGTGGGCGCCACCGACAGGGGGCATACCTCAGGTGGGCATACATCCAATGGGGGATGGCTTTCCCCATGGCACGAGGGATGACAAGGGAGTGGCCATGTATGACATCTCGGGAAATCGCCAGGACCCCTGGCTGCACGACGATCCGCCGGACCTCCGATCACTCGCCCGCAGAGCCGTCTCCTCCAACGGGCCGCGAGCCGACCAGGAGGCCGTGCTCTCGCTGCTGGCCGTGCTGACGAGCGTGTCGTCGGGGCTCAGCCTGGACGACAAGCTGGCCCGCATCATGGCAGTGGCCAAGGAGATCACGGGGGCCCACGAGGCAGTCTTCGAGCTCGTGGACGGGCCCACCCACCGGGGACCACCCAAAAAGCGCGGGTGGGAGGTCCTCGAGGCAGACGTCCGGTCCCAGGAGGAGGTCATCGGGCACCTGAAGCTGGTCGGCAAGACCACCCGGGCGGGCGGGTTCACCGAGCTCGACCGGGAGATCGCCCAGGCCCTGGCCGCAGCATCGGGCGTGCTCATCGAGAACGCCAGGCTGCGTGACCAGGTGAGGCGCCACCACCTGGCGTCTCGAGCCCAGGGCACCGACCTGGACGTCGAGCACCTCGGCGAGGCCGACCAGTGGTCCTCGCTGGAGGACAGGGACCGGATCGCCCGCGACCTCCATGACCTGGTCATCCAGCGGCTCTTCGCGTTGGGCCTCGACGTGGAAGCCATCTCGTGGCTGCGAGATCCCGCGGAGATCGCGCGGAGGCTGGCCCGTGACTCGGCAGAGATCGACACCACGATTCGCGACATCAGGCGCATCATCTTCAGGCTCGGTGCGACGGGAGACGACACCGATCCACGCGCCGCCGTCGAGGAGCTGGTCGACAGGGCGACACGGACGATGAAGCTCCGTCCGCGGCTCGAGTTCCGGGGTCCGGTGAGGACGGTGATCGACCCCGGCCTCCTCTCCGACGTCCTGGCGGTGCTGAGCGAGGGCCTGTCCAACGCCGCACGTCACGCCCGGGCCACGACCTGCTCGGTCGAGCTCAGTGCCCTGGACGACGTGGTGGTCACGATCGCCGACGACGGCACCGGACTCCCCCGCGTCATGGAGGAGAGCGGTCTCGCCAACATCCGCGCCCGAGCCCAGCAGCGTGGGGGTGCGTTGGAGATCAAGTCGGTGGCCGAGGTCGGGACGACGCTGGTGTGGCGCGTGCCCTTCCCCGAGCTGCGTCGGGCTCCCTGACCGGGCGACGTGCTGTGACGGCCGCGGTCGTCACAGCACGAGCTCGGGCTGCAGCCGTTTGATGGTCCACGTCCGCTGGCGACGTGCTCCCCAGGTCGTGAAGGCCAGCGCGACCAGGAGCACGCCGACCAGCACCGCCACGTCGATGGTGAAGGTCTGCCCGTCCCCTCCGTACAGCGTCTGGCGCAGCCCCTCGACCGCGTACGACATGGGCAGTACCTGGTGGAAGCTCCGCAGCGGCTCCGGCACGGTCTGCCAGGGGAACGTTCCACCCGCAGTGACCAGCTGGACGAGCATCAGCACCAGGCCCAGGAACTGCCCCACGGCGCCCAGCCACACGTTCAGGGCCTGGATGGCCGCCACGAACGCCGCGGACGCGAGCAGCAGGAGCAGCACGGTCGCGACCGGGTGCACGACGTCGATGCCGAGCGCGAACTTCACCAGCCCGAACATCACGAGCACCTGCACGGCACCGATGAGCCCGGCCGGTATCCAGCCGCCGAACGTCGTCTGCCACGGGGCCGCGCCCGCAGCGGTCGGCCGCGGCGACAGCGGCTTGACGAGGAGGAACAGGACGTAGGCCCCGATCCACGCGGCGAGCGACATGAAGAAGGGGGCGAGGCCGGCCCCGTAGTTGCCGGCGCGGGCGAGCGTGTCGTCGGCCACACGTACGGGGTTGCCGATCGTCCTGGCCGTCGCACGTTCCGTCCTGGCGTCCGGGTTCGGGATCTTGCCCAGCCCTTCGCGCAGACCCGATCGGAGCTCTGCGGTCCCGTTTCGCAGGCGGATGCTCCCGTCCCTCAGCCGTACGCTCCCCCGGGCCAGGCGATCGGCCCCCGTCGCCAGCTGGGCGGTGCCGGACGCCAGTGAGTCGACCCCCGTCGACAGCCGTCCGGCGCCGGAGTCGAGCTGGGCAGCACCCTCCTGCAGTCGGCCGGCCCCGGCCCGCGCGCTGTCGATCCCGCGGACCAGCTCGGGCGTCGCGTCAGCCAGCCGTTGCGCGCCGGCGGCGACCTCGCCCGACCCGGCACTGAGCTTGTCCAGGCGGTTCGACGCCTGCCGGACGTCCCTCCCTGCCTGCTGGACCGGAGCGCGGGCCACGTCAAGCACGGCGATGAGGTCGCGGCCCTGGGCCGGTGTCAGCACTCCGTCGTCCACCAGCTCCTGCACGCGACGACGCAGCGCCGCGTCAGCCTCCTCGAGCTGGCGCAGCACGTCGCCGGTCACCTCGGCGACGCGGCGTCCGACTGCGGCGACCTCCTCGTTGCCCGCAGCGACCCGACCGGCACCGTCGGCGAGACGGCGCGTCTGGTCGGGCAGGTCGCGCGTCCGGGTCGCCAGGGTGCCGAGACCGGAGCTCAGCTCGCTGGCCCCCGCAGTCAGGCGTCCCGCCCCGGAGGCGAGCTCGTCGGCGCCGCTGCGCAGTCGCGTCGTGCCGTTCGACGCCTCGGTCGCTCCCGTCGCGAGCTCGCGGGTCCCCGTGACGGCCTGCTTCGTGCCGGCGACCAACTCGTCGGCCCCCTTGACCAGGCGTTCCGCGCCCTCGACCCCGCTCGCCAGGTTGGTGTGGATGGAGGCGAACCCCCGAAGGAAGGTGGTCGCCGCCTCGGTGCCGACCTCCTCGGCGATGGCGTCGCGCACCTTCCCCACGATGGTGTCGGCGATGGTGGTCGCCATGTAGTTGTTGGCGTCGTTGGTGATCAACGTCAGGCTCGCCTGCCGAGGTTCGAACTTGCCTGCGGAGACGAGGTCCTCGGAGAAGGACGGCCCGATGACCAGGGCGGAGTCGTACCTGCCCGAACGGATGCCTGCCTCCGCATCGGTCTGGCTCGTCCTGGTCCATCCGAACCCGCCGTCGCCGTCGAGCAGCCGCCTGGCCACCTCGTCGCCGTAGTTGACCTCGCGGGCGGGATGTCCCTCCCCGCCCGCGGTGGTGGCCCCCAGGTCCTGCACCACCAGGGCAGCCGGCACCTGGTCGAGCCGTCCGTAGGGGTCGTCGTTGGCGAAGAGGTAGAGGCCCGAGTAGAGCGAGGGAACCACCACCAGGGCCAGCACCGCCAGCTTCGGGAGGGTCCCCGTGGTGAGGCGGCGCAGCTCGGCGGCCGCCACTCGGATCGCGATCATGGGTCGGCCTCCTCGTGAGGGGAGCGTGAGCTCCCGTCGTCCGTCAGACGCTCGAACCGTGTGGTGGGCGCGTCCTCGTCCTCCCTGGGCGGGTCAGATGCGTCCGCCTGCTGGTCCTCGCCGGTGTAGTCGTCGACCACCACCCTCAGCGCCTCCACCGGCCTGCGGCGCAGCGCCTCGGGTCCCCGCGCGGTGGGGAGCGTGGCTCCCAGGTCTCGCGCCGTGGGCCGCAGGCACTGCGCCAGCACGCCGTATCCCTGACCCGCGAACTCCTGGGCCAGGCCCCACCACCGGCGCGGATCGCCGCCGTGCCGGTCGGGGAGCGTCAGCACCAGGAACCGGACGTCGAGCCGTTGCGCGGCCAGGCGCGTCAGCAGCTCGGTCCTGTCACCTCCGTAGAGGTCCTCGAAGCGCTCCTTGCGCCGGTCCAGCAACCCCTGGGACTCGAGCCACGGGTTCATCCGTCCCGCGCGCGCGGGCCGATGGGCGTAGGCCAGCTCCTCGGCGACCACCGTGTGCAGGGGGACGACCTCGTCCGGCTCCGAGACACCGGGGAGGTCGACCAGTGCGGTGACCCGGCGCAGCAGGGTGGACGACGTGGAGACGCTCCCGTCCCCGTCCAGCAGCTCGACGCTCCCCGAGGTGGGGAGCATGCGCCCGGTGGCGACGAGGGCGAGCGCCGTGTGCCCCTGCCCGGGGTCCCCCGCGACGAGGAGGCACTCCCCGACCTGGAGGGAGAGCGTGTCGAGCTCGAGGACGGAGGAACGGCGTCCGTCGAGACGTACGCCGTTCAGCTGGATCCGCTTCGGTCTGGGTCCAGGGCGATCAGCCCGCCGCCACCGCACCCTTCACGTCCGCCGCAGTGCCGCGATCTTGGACCCGATGAGGAGGAAGACCCACGTGGTGAGGATGTAGGGCCAGGTGTAGTGCGGGAAGGTCGTCGCGTCGTTCATGAGCAGCGTGACGACGGCCGTCACCACGGTGCCGACCGCGGCGTAGCACCACGAGGCCACGTTGGCCTGGTGGAAGACGACGGCCAGCGCGATCGCCGTGAGCACCCCGGAGTACCCGGCCAGCCCCTGCTCGATGGTGCTCGCCGACTCGCCCATGGCGAGGGCCGTCAGGCTGCCCAGCACGCTTCCCATCACCGC includes these proteins:
- a CDS encoding sensor histidine kinase, with the protein product MYDISGNRQDPWLHDDPPDLRSLARRAVSSNGPRADQEAVLSLLAVLTSVSSGLSLDDKLARIMAVAKEITGAHEAVFELVDGPTHRGPPKKRGWEVLEADVRSQEEVIGHLKLVGKTTRAGGFTELDREIAQALAAASGVLIENARLRDQVRRHHLASRAQGTDLDVEHLGEADQWSSLEDRDRIARDLHDLVIQRLFALGLDVEAISWLRDPAEIARRLARDSAEIDTTIRDIRRIIFRLGATGDDTDPRAAVEELVDRATRTMKLRPRLEFRGPVRTVIDPGLLSDVLAVLSEGLSNAARHARATTCSVELSALDDVVVTIADDGTGLPRVMEESGLANIRARAQQRGGALEIKSVAEVGTTLVWRVPFPELRRAP
- a CDS encoding YhgE/Pip domain-containing protein yields the protein MIAIRVAAAELRRLTTGTLPKLAVLALVVVPSLYSGLYLFANDDPYGRLDQVPAALVVQDLGATTAGGEGHPAREVNYGDEVARRLLDGDGGFGWTRTSQTDAEAGIRSGRYDSALVIGPSFSEDLVSAGKFEPRQASLTLITNDANNYMATTIADTIVGKVRDAIAEEVGTEAATTFLRGFASIHTNLASGVEGAERLVKGADELVAGTKQAVTGTRELATGATEASNGTTRLRSGADELASGAGRLTAGASELSSGLGTLATRTRDLPDQTRRLADGAGRVAAGNEEVAAVGRRVAEVTGDVLRQLEEADAALRRRVQELVDDGVLTPAQGRDLIAVLDVARAPVQQAGRDVRQASNRLDKLSAGSGEVAAGAQRLADATPELVRGIDSARAGAGRLQEGAAQLDSGAGRLSTGVDSLASGTAQLATGADRLARGSVRLRDGSIRLRNGTAELRSGLREGLGKIPNPDARTERATARTIGNPVRVADDTLARAGNYGAGLAPFFMSLAAWIGAYVLFLLVKPLSPRPTAAGAAPWQTTFGGWIPAGLIGAVQVLVMFGLVKFALGIDVVHPVATVLLLLLASAAFVAAIQALNVWLGAVGQFLGLVLMLVQLVTAGGTFPWQTVPEPLRSFHQVLPMSYAVEGLRQTLYGGDGQTFTIDVAVLVGVLLVALAFTTWGARRQRTWTIKRLQPELVL